The DNA region ATCTCTGCAGGGTTGGTGAGAGTTTGCATGGTTATCCAAGCCTGTGTGCTCACTAGACTTCCTACCACAGCAGAACCTGACCCTAGTGCCCCAAGGGCTCACACAGGGTTCTTTGTCTGATAGGTTGCTACTGACACATCAAAGTAGAAGGCTGCATGTCCAGCACTGGAGTTAGCTGACTAAGCCACCAAGCCAAAAACTGGATGGAAAAGATATTCCAGTATTACACCAATGAAGGAAACGTGGCTGGATACTGTTGTGTGACACTAAGCACATAAACGGGATGAGCTAAAAAATGTAAATGTAGCACACACAAGTTGTCCGTGGGGAATGTTTTCATAAGTGCTTAGTCGAGTAGACTCTCTCAATGAGCAACTTCCAATTGGTTGAAAAGTGGGTTGAAAGGGATGTGATTAGACTTGCTCTGCAGGAAGTCCTGTGCTTGATTCTAAATTAACCATTAGACCCTAAAGTctctttcctctttctctctctctttctctctctgcaggaTTACCCCAAACTCAGCCAGTCATACTATTCCTTACTGGAAGTTCTTACCCAGGACCACATGAATTTTATAGCCAGTCTAGAGCCCCATGTAATCATGTATATTCTCTCTTCCATTTCAGAAGGTCTGACTGCACTAGGTAACCATCTATATTCTTTTGGGGGTACATACAACGGGCTCTTTTGGGAATGAGGAGAAGATTAAGGATTTTGGTTTAAATTAGCATAAATTTAAACCATTAACAGACTAGAGTGAAGAACTATTTATGATGCAGATTGGGAGAGAGTTTGTTCAATTTTCATGGCACGCCACCTTTGTATATGATAGTACCTAGGGGCCACCAGAGATGGCTGCTCCAGCCTTGCACTGTACTTACgtatatgtgtgtgtgacacacacacgacAGTCACTGCCCTAAGGAACtaacaatttaaatagacaagagatTAGAGAGTTTGTTTTGTCCCCATTTTAGAgcgggggaactgaggcacagaggttgtGATTTACCTcgtagagccaggaattgaacccagtgtCCTAGACCAATGTCATAAccagagaagaaaagagagacaCGTGGTCTATAAAGATGGCTGAAATGAGTCCATGGAGGAGCAAACAAGGAGGACAACTTTGAACTCTACTGTGCATGGCAATCCTCCCTAAATTAATGCCCCATATGGAAGGGGAATTCTGTTTAATCTCTTAAATAGAGCAGTGGGTAACGTAATAGAAAAATCTAGCTGTGAAAAATGGAGATCTGCAGATGAACAGGCTGAGTGTTAGTTTAGCTCAGTGGGTATTCCTGGTGCTCTACACCCAATATAGTCCCAAATAACTTGTGACCTCAGGACCCTACCCAGCCAACCCCCTGACCCTGGGCAGGAATAGCGCTTCCTGCAGCGAGTTTCCCATTACCGGCCCTATGGTCAGACCTAACATGACACGTGGTGATGACGGACAGGGAGGGGTGCGGTAGGGGTAGGGAGGACATCAGTAAGATCATGTGGTTACTTCGGGAAGTCAGATGCATGTCTTGGTGTCTGGTTTTATATTGCTAATGGTGACTGTACCAAGTTATCTTCGTTACATCCTTTCGAAGTACTAAGTTGCGGGCCTAACAAAAATGACCCCTGCACCAATGGTGTCTGTTCCCTCCAAATGAGTCTGTTAAAGGGAAAGAGCCGCTTGTGTACAACAGCGGTAGTTTTAATGTGCTGCTTAGTTTGCCTAAAAAGGCACGGCAGTTCCCCCAACCCAGACTGTGACAGCAGGCAGCTGAGAGCATCACCTGCTAGACATCTGCTGGTTACATGACAAACTGGGGAGCTGTGCTGAGTTACCCTAGCTAGGTGCACACACGGGTGGACGCTTACGCCTTCCCGTGTCCTGCACACGTGAACAGGGCACAGTGAGCTAATGCAGGGTACCATATTGCTTCACCTCCAGTTACTGTAGGCTTGGACACTGGAGAATCATTAGTGTGTCAActtggctgctgctggctggcttAGGATAAATTTGTGCTACTTGGGTAGGCCTCAGAGAGGAGAAGGACTGGCCAGGTGGTGATGGGCTTGTTAGTGATGGACCTGGGGTCTTTCCCAGCTGTGTCTCATGTAGGGAAATACTCCTCTTGTCCCACTCTCTTCCCTTTTTCTTATCCTCATAGACACCATGGTTTGCACAGGCTGCTGTTCCTGTTTGGACCACATTGTCACGTATCTCTTCAAGCAGCTGTCCCGCAGCACCAAGAAGAGGACCACTCCCCTGACCCAGGAGAGTGATCGGTTCCTGCACATCATGCAGCAGCACCCAGAAATGATTCAACAGGTAAAAAGGAAAGGGACCAGTAAAGGGGAGATGCTGCTTCTTGCAGTGTGCTGTCGCCATCTGGTGGCCACATAAGTGGTGATGCTGAACTCTCATCTGTGCTTTTCATCTTCTCTCACAGTTGCTAATCCTCagtccccagcactgctcccccCCAACTCTATAGCTGAAGTCCAGAGGGGCTAAGCGACTTGCCTGAAGCCAGCCGGGGTTGGTGTAATCTTAAGAATCAGCAGGTTGTGCCTTCCCACCATGCGTTGGATGCACTGTTTTTAAACTCAAATTTGAAAGAAATAGCCAAAACCTTCtaaactttttaaatataattttaaaaataccccAATAGGTATAGCCTGTGTTGTGGAACTTACTGATAGCTAGTAAAGCTGAAACCAGAAAAATATCTGCCAGCAGTGAGCATGTAATCTCCTTACACTATATTTTAACACAAGAGCCAATTCAAAAGAGGCTAGAAAGCTTCAGGAGGCTATATAAGTGTTCACAACAGAACAGAAACAGCACAATCCTGCTGCTTAATGAGGGAATGACCAGGTCCTCCCCGTAAGGATCAACACTCTGCCTTGAGCCTTTCGCTCTCTCTACTCAAGCTGTTTATTACCTTGTACAGCAAACACTACCTTGGTGTCATTATGCCTGGAGTTCATAATCACCTCTGCGGGATACATTTAATAATCTGGTTTTATTCCTGCAGTCTGTCATCTTCCTCTTACTGCTCTTCCCAGAACCCATGGTGAACACAGAACTGGCCAGTTTCCTTTCCTCTTTGCTGGTCGTGATTATAGATTGTAAGATCTGTAATATGAGTTATCAGTCCAATAGTCGTTTTCCTTGCCTGAATCAGTCCCAGCTCACTTGTAGGCTGACTTCAGCACTTGCTGTCAAACACTTTTTCCCTTCCTCTGTCATTCAGTTAAATCGAGGTGAATTGCTGCATATCTGTTGGGATGGTGGGTCTGCCCCTTTTCCACCAGTGATTCCATTACTGGAATCTCTTCATTCACCCCTTTTGGTGAAACACTTGTCCCTcgtgtgccccttcccccccccgccaacaCATGCTTACTTCCATACTGCCACACCCAGTGATGGCACACTGCATTCCCATGTAGGCATCCAGCACCTCTCAAGTTAGACAAGAGCTCGACTTCAAGGAGGATCAGAAATCATTGTGCTGCTCTCATGCTGCCCCCTCCTGGCAGATCTGGTTGAAAAAAGAAGCGGGCTTTGTGTttgattagagcagtggttctcagacttttgtactggggaCCCTTTTCACACAGcgagcctctgagtgtgacccccccccttataaattaaaaacacttttttatatatttaacaccattataaatgctgaaggcaaagcagggtttaggATGGAAGCTGACAGTTCACAGCCTCCCAtgtaataatcttgtgacccccctgaggggtcccgactcTCAAAGTTCGAAGAAGTTGCTACAACATGAACTGGAGCCTTAGTCTGCTACAGGAAGAGACTGGAAACTGCTTGTGTGAACCAACAATGTTAAGATCTTGTGCTTACCTTTGAGCTAGTTCTGACTTGGCCTGGCAGACCATGGAGGGGAAGACAGTGTGAAGTGGCTTTCCAATGGATTGAAGAGCATGCTCACCTGCATGCGCTCCATTTCAGTTCCTGTATGCATCTAGTTTGAGGTGGTTCCCAGACAGGGATCTCTTCTGCTTTGGGACAATACAGGGAGTTTCTGCCATGGAGCCCCAAAATGGCTTTCAGCTGCTGCACACATTCCTACATAGGAGTTCATTGTAATCTGTTGGGAGCATCCATGGGCTCTCATGATGCTAATGCCTACCACAGCATGATAGCATTGCAGGCTTAAGAGGCAACCCGCTGAGGCTCAAATAGGGGACATGTCACTAGTCCAGGAAACTCTGTGCAGAGTGGGGTTAATCTCTATAGCCTCAACATCTGGGGTCAGCTTCTGACCTCCATTTACAGTAATGAAAGAGAGACGACCCAGCACTAGTGGGGGACAGAGGCAAACCTGGGTTTCAAATAAGGGTCACCTGAGAAGCGAGTTTGTGATGGGATGGTAAATACTGACACATGCTCCCAGGGCAAGAGGTGGGTTTGAGGGAACAGCCTAACTCTGTGGACCTCCCTCTATCTTTCCAGATGTTGTCAACGGTATTGAATATCATCATCTTCGAGGACTGCAGGAATCAGTGGTCCATGTCTCGGCCTCTGCTGGGCTTGATATTGCTCAATGAAAAGGTAGGCAGGATTAAGCTGACTTTAATCAGGAGTGATCCAAGGGCTTGAGCCCATCCTGGTATCCTACAAATGAACACGGGGTActcaggcagagctggggtgtggggagcCAGGACTGGTGTGGCTGTGTGCACTGCAGAGCAGGAGTACAATGCTCTGGCAGGACTGTGGATTGACAAGCTTGCATGCACCATGCTTAATTCTAAGTCCTATGGGCTGCTCATTTTCTCAAGTCCTAGAATCCATCCAAAATACACAATGTGCTCTCTGCCTGTCCTTGCCCAGATGAGATGAGCTGAAGCCAGCACTGATGCTGCCGTTCAGCACTCTCCTCTGAAGGCTgatcttccttcttttttctccTCCCAGTATTTCTCTGATTTACGGAACAGTATAGTGAACAGCCAGCCCCCTGAGAAGCAACAGGCGATGCATCTCTGTTTTGAGAACCTCATGGAAGGCATTGAACGCAACCTGCTAACCAAGAATAGAGACAGGTCAGTATGGGAAAAATCCCTTGGCCAAAGAACCTGGTTGATGACCAAGCAGTGCGGCTGACAGCTCCCCACAAAGGGTGGCACTGCACAGTTAGTGAACCTGCTCCATGTGGCAAGGCCCCCAGAACACCCTGGGAAATGGCTAGGCTCCGTGGACACATCAGGCTTTTGTGCACAGACAGTGGGGTGATCGTGCCTTGGGCAGTTCTTGCCTCCTGGGGGCCAAGTGCTACATGGCTCATCTTGTGGGAGTAAACTCTTAAATTCCTTGGTGTAACACCAGCTCCCAGGTTCTAAAAACCTGAGCACCTGCCCAGGAGCTATATGGAGCTAAGGTGGGTCAGACACATTGCGTATCTGTTCGAATTGTTCCAAAAGTAGTAACTCAAAGGCAAACTGGCTTCCCAGTGTTGAGGTGAAGGAATAATGGAGCTGTCACTGGCTCCCCTCTCACTCCGGCATGACAGCCTCCTACATCTCACATGCAGAAAGCAGGGGTGCAGGATCTTAACCTGTGCATCTGCTCAGTGGGATGGGAGTAGGGGCTAAGGGCTGCTGGCCCTTCTTATCCCTGGTTCCAACTGGCAGGCAGAAAAGCAGGCCTCTCTGTGTGTGCGCTGCTGATTAGATACTCGTGCATCGTGCCCTGGTGTGGAGGGAATGGCTGGGTAGTTGCAGGTTACATTATCACACTGGCTGATGTGTTCACTGCTCCTCTGCTGCCTTCCCACTATTCACTGAAACCTGCAGGGCCAACACACCCTGACCAGATACCCCTCAGTGGCCAAAATGCAGTCATATAGCCCCAGGCCTTCTGCAGTAGCCTGTAGCTACACTCCTGCTTCATGCATGAGCAGACactacagatcccagcatgcactgctccatCTTTGTCCCAAAATTAGCATTATAGGCTGGGAGTTGGAGCCTCCCTTTATGTTTTAAAGGGGAGATCAAGTGTCATCTAGTCATTGTAATTGCTGGCCCCCTGCTCTAACATGCTGGTCTGTGTTTTCTGTAGGTTCACTCAGAACCTGTCTGCGTTCCGACGAGAGGTAAATGACTCTATGAAGAACTCCACCTATGGCGTGAACAGCAATGACATGATGAGCTGACACCTTCCCCTGACTCCACCTGTACAGAGCAGCATCTCTTTGGCCTGGACCAGAGGGGTTAACGTTTCCGATGGAAAGATAAGAGGGCGTTTCTGATCCCTACTCTTCCCTAGGGTTGGACTGCAGCGCTGTTTGGCTGTACTCCATGTCCAAGGGAGGAGGGAACAGGAGCAGTGTTAAAGCTCACCAGGGCAGGGTGCTTCTGTTTccttgggagggggtggaggggcataGCCCAGGGGTGAGAATCCAGCATCTCCCTACCAGAATGTCTGGGTGGAACCCTAGCACTCTGCTGCAGCCTGCCTTGTATAAACATGTACATTTTTTCATAACATTTTGAACAAGGTTTATATtgactcagtttaaaaaaaagtatgattGAAATTTTTACAGAGTCTAGTGCACCAATGCTGAAGTGAGGGTTGTGTATGTGAGTGAGGAAGGTGTGTCTCATGCTGGCCTGAAGCTTTCTTGGGCAAGGGGGTGTGAAAGTGCAGAGATATATTTAGTGACAAGTGTagagagaagcaaaaaaaaagtaaaattccaaatgtatattttttcttaTAAGCCCCTTTAAATCACAACTTCCTGTTACTGTTTCCCTCTTGTTATTAGGAACTCTAAGCCATGCTGTATGATCATCCAGCTGTGCTAGCCCATGGGTGTCTCCCCTCTACCCTGTGTAACAGATACTGTCCAGTTGTCATTCAGCTTCGGGCCCTTGCCACTCAATGTGTGAGTGCAGCAAGTTCTCCTTTTTTGGATTGGGATGCTTCTCCCCCTGCCTATTCCCACTacactttttccttttaattgtaAATTGTCCTTTTGTTTCCCATTCTGTAAAGCTGGAAGTGCAGGTGGAATAAGAACGCTCTAAAGGTTGAGCTTGTCCATAGTACTTGTAAAAAATCACAGGCCCCCCAGAGCTGCCTTTTTGTTAAGACACAAGGAACGCTCCCCCTGAGCAAAAGAACTGCAATGTCTTCCCTTGAGGTAGTGcatgtgtatatttatatatagtgcACTCCTGAATGTATGACACAGCCAAGAACATAGGATTTGTGTTGAATCTACCACCATGGTGGTGGGTTCTTAATAACAAGGTCTGCATAGCATGAAGTACCTAACATCCCCCttaaaacaaatccatttttctAAATCCCTatattaaatgttttggatataAAATTTACTTACAGAAGAAAGTTAAGGGGGGGGATGGGAAAACCTGTTTGCCTTGTACTTTTCCACTATTGTTGCTGCTAGTTGTGTGCATCTCTAGCTCAGCTCTAACCCCTGGACACTGTCCTTAGGTTTTATTTCAATTTCTCTTCCCTGACaccacccacttttttttttgttctttcctctggCGATTGTGTGTTGGGTCCTTTTCTGTGTGAGCAGATTGCTGGTTGACTTGTAAGGGTGTTTGCTGCATACAGTGTAAGCATTGTGACTGCAAATAAACTTCAATGGTTTCTACTGAGCTGTGTCTTTTTAGATCACCACCTCCACTCTCCTGGAAGGGAGAGAATGACTGTCTCCCTGCTAGGGATGGAGGTATTTTAACAGCAAAACTAAATCAATAGATGGCAATCTGCTgatggagcagggacttaaaccccAGGCTGCCACAGCCAAGGTGAGACCAGTAGCCATTATACAATACACAACCTTCTGTTGCCAATCCCAGGAGGGGAGTGTTCACATCAAGTCAACAGTGGGCCTAGTACCTGCTCTTCAATCTGTGAAATCTACCCTTTGTGCCTGAAACTCATTCAGGCACTTGGCTGTCATTAGCTTTAACAACATCTACTAGAGATGAAGGTAAGAGCTCAGTAAAAATTTGTCAGTATTTTATCCTGTAAAATAGTTTGCATTTACGTAgtctctccccagagggagagtGTCCAGGATCATTTGCTCTGCTAGATTCTAACACTGCTTTCATGAACTCAGGTCAAATTTAAGACCAGTTACAGCTCTAGCTTTCTaccacctcctgtagcaggaatTAAGCCATTACAGCACAGTAACATTTATTTACAGGGCGCTTAGTAGTTAACATAGCAGAAATGCTGCCATAAGAGCACCGCAGACAAATTCTCACATTAAAGCCCAAGTCTTGTTTGTTCTTTATCCCCTCCAGCATGAATTCACATGCCTTGAATTCCCTCCCCTGCGTAAGAGTCCACTTTATATGAATGCTCCTGGCACCAGGGAATCTTCCTCCTCACCTTTCCTATCCATCTCCATGCATGGCTAGTAAAGTATTTCCATCCCTGTCCTCATGCAGATAGTCCTCTCTCTACAGCAACAGACTTTCTGTGGCATGGCTGTAAACAACATTGTTATAGCCCTCTCTGTTACGAGCTGTTTCAATAGCAAAGAACTGGATCCTGGTGACTGAaacgaagaaaaaaaatctgtttacagCAGGTTAAGACCTATTTACCTGACAGACCCCAGCATCCACAAAGCACAGACTTACTCGAACGTAAgcgcaggtttcagagtaacagccatgttagtctgtattcgcaaaaagaaaaggagtacttgtggcaccttagagactaaccaatttatttgagcatgagctttcgtgagctcatacaactccttttcttttttcgaacaTAAGCTTTATTCACACCACCCTGCACAGCATTGCCATGTAGGCTGCCCTGGGCAAGAGACACCAGGCGTCTGGAAGCCCTGGGAGCTAGGATTTCCCAGCTCTACAGCAGGGACTCTGGAAGCACCCAGAGATCCTGATCCAGCCAAATGCTCTGGAGGCTGGCAAGCTCCCTGGCACAGAGCAAGCCttaatgtctacactgcccaggTCTGAGAAGAGGAGGGTGTACACAGGTACGTACTTACCAAATATTGTGTTCTCTTCCGTGTAGTCCTTAGTACAGTCCAGACGGAGCAGGGTGCCATAGTTGAAGTCTTCAACTACCCCATCAAACTGCATACAGAAGGGGCGCCATTTCTGGAGAGAGCAAAGATAACTTTCAGCCTTCTCCCTACAATGGCCTAGGGAGCTCCACTGTTGGGGCAAGACCATTGGATTCAGCTAGAGTGAGCAGAGGCCAGAATCACTGCAGGGTTTCCTAGACATCCTGCCCAAGGTTTCTCCAAGGAGCTGGTGCTCAGGAATAACTTCCACACTTcctcaataagaaaaggaggacttgtgacaccttagagactaacatttatttgagcatacgctttcgtgagctacagctcacttcagatgcattcagtggaaaatacagtggggagatttatatacccaagagaacatgaaacaatgaatAGCACTGGCTAGGGCTAGATTGTGGGGGGCTTCAGTTTGGGAAAGTCTCTCTGAACAGTGCAATGCCAGCAACCCCAGGTTGGAGCGAGAGATCTATAGGTACAAATCTAGTACACAACAGGGTACTAACAGAGGAGCCTCAGGGTAGCAGGGAGCACTTGTGCAAGAGAATAGCAAGCGTGTTGCTTGCACTACATAGCAGCCAGAGTTTTTCCTCTAATCTCCATTCCCCTTTCACAGCAGCCGGAAAGCACCTTAGCTTTTGTTTTACTCTTGAGTTGAATACCACTATCCAGTTCCCCTCTGGCTAGACAAATGCTCTCCTCTACAGAGAGAGGGACTTCGCCCTCACAACCACTCAGATCCAGAAGCTCACCAATACCATGGACAGTTTGAGTCCCAAGGGTGACGTTACACATACATATAAAGCACTGACCGCTTTGGCTGGTTCCGATTTGAGCTCCTCTGGGTCAAGCACATCGATTTTGAGGTCACCAAAGCTTTTCCTAAATCCAGCATAGATCTGGTCATCAACTTTTGTAAGTTTCAGGAACTTGGGGTCAACAGAGGAAATAAGCTGTAAGGGAAACAGATTAAATGAGACAAGACAAGCAGCAGGGGGGTGGGTCACTAGAGCATTTATGCTGAATGGGAGGAAAAATACATAGGGCTTTCAAACACAGTGACAACCAAGTTaccactccctccctctctcaaAGCAGGTGCTACCTGCTCTTATAGAGCCAGATTTTAACAAAAGCCCTTCCTCTGACAATCTGGCCTCAGTACAGGGCGCTCTCCCAAAGTCTGGCCCAGAGTGTCTATCACTTACAGCTGACTGTACCCTTCAGGTCTCTGCCCCAGGTAGTCACATCTCTCGGTGGTTCACTTTCTCAgactgggccctgggctgcagtcccCCACGTGATTACCTCAGCAGGCCTGACTTAGGGCCAGACCCTGCAATTCTGTTCCCTCCAGGAACAGTGATGTCCAGCAACCAAGCAGCTTTCTTCAAGCAAAGTATTTGTTCAGCACAGAAGCATTTCAGAGCAAACTGCTGGGAGCTAAAGCGGGAAGCGCTGCAAATGGTACAAGTGACTTTAAAACAATCAGCAGTCTATATGAATGTTCAGCCTGATGCTGAGACTTACCATCCCCCGAGGCTGAGGAAGGCGCAAGCTTCATTTGACCTGGACCTGTCCATGTTAGAGCTGACCGGCCACTTTCCCCTGCTTTAGGCCCTGGCACTGTGATCTGACCCAGTTCTTTGATcactcccttttttaaagaaccCATCACTTTAACCCTTCCC from Lepidochelys kempii isolate rLepKem1 chromosome 26, rLepKem1.hap2, whole genome shotgun sequence includes:
- the PBDC1 gene encoding protein PBDC1 — translated: MAAAGARLGARGAGEAVAAAHALSPPAEAYGNDPNIEMIWAMKAYQHAEVYFNLISSVDPKFLKLTKVDDQIYAGFRKSFGDLKIDVLDPEELKSEPAKAKWRPFCMQFDGVVEDFNYGTLLRLDCTKDYTEENTIFVTRIQFFAIETARNREGYNNVVYSHATESLLL